Proteins encoded together in one Hevea brasiliensis isolate MT/VB/25A 57/8 chromosome 16, ASM3005281v1, whole genome shotgun sequence window:
- the LOC110666326 gene encoding uncharacterized protein LOC110666326, protein MATSLVNRTSATNQTLCFFRLSFNFLKSFNTSSSSANPSSTASSSQKPKRKKKKNLFEVSQFLPNWGIGYHMAKSHWKNVSYEITKINLYKDGRHGKAWGIAYKDGIPADAPKKISGVHKRCWRYIPSLSKSLEMKPTSPKSTETAQEIEAQAA, encoded by the exons ATGGCGACAAGTCTCGTAAACAGGACATCAGCAACTAATCAAACCCTATGCTTCTTCAGATTGTCTTTCAACTTCCTTAAAAGCTTTAACACTTCTTCTTCCTCGGCTAATCCCTCTTCCACTGCTTCGTCTTCCCAGAAACCAAAgcggaaaaagaagaagaacctATTCGAGGTCTCCCAGTTTTTGCCCAATTGGGGAATTGGTTATCACATGGCTAAATCTCATTGGAAAAACGTCTCTTATGAGATCACCAAGATCAATCTCTATAAG GATGGTAGGCATGGAAAAGCGTGGGGGATTGCTTATAAAGACG GAATTCCTGCTGATGCTCCCAAGAAGATAAGTGGAGTTCATAAGCGTTGCTGGAGATACATTCCAAGCTTATCAAAATCATTGGAGATGAAGCCAACCTCACCAAAATCAACAGAAACTGCCCAAGAGATTGAAGCTCAGGCAGCTTGA
- the LOC110666324 gene encoding uncharacterized protein LOC110666324 isoform X1 gives MATTHTSHFNTGHHLSRSSSDMSFSGEIGAHRDSSVSDCLSDVDLESGALEGKLHLDDKTDRDCRICHLVLESNELENGAAIELGCSCKGDLGAAHKKCAETWFKIKGNMICEICGVTALNVAGEQANGAHSATAALSSAPTAPLISVETRTFWHSRRIMNFLLACMVFAFVISWLFHFKVLS, from the exons ATGGCAACGACACACACTTCCCATTTTAACACAGGCCACCATTTGAGCCGTAGCAGCAGTGATATGTCATTCTCTGGAGAGATTGGTGCCCACAGGGACTCTTCAGTTTCAGATTGCTTGTCAGACGTAGATTTGGAGAGTGGGGCTTTGGAGGGGAAGCTGCATTTGGATGATAAAACTGACAGAGATTGCAGAATTTGCCATTTGGTTTTGGAGAGTAATGAGCTAGAGAATGGGGCAGCTATTGAGTTGGGGTGTTCCTGCAAGGGTGATTTGGGGGCTGCACATAAGAAGTGTGCAGAGACTTGGTTCAAGATCAAGGGTAACAT GATATGCGAGATATGTGGTGTCACTGCACTCAATGTTGCTGGCGAACAGGCAAATGGGGCACACAGTGCTACCGCTGCTCTCTCATCAGCACCGACAGCACCTCTAATATCGGTGGAAACTCGAACATTCTGGCATAGCCGGCGCATTATGAATTTCTTGCTTGCTTGCATGGTCTTTGCATTTGTCATTTCTTGGCTCTTCCACTTCAAAGTCCTTTCATGA
- the LOC110666408 gene encoding uncharacterized protein LOC110666408: MSHILYKKKKLAKLKMALIIFLATSLLLSGALGELVCEQLPVELCSYSIASSGKRCLLENFPTKDGKVKYQCKTSEVVVDIMQEWIESDECVSACGLNRNTIGISSDTLLQPHFLAKLCSNDCYQACPNIVDLYFNLALGEGLYLPNLCASPRRALSATRSSGNSAPGPLSGGVSLAAAPISGDVDPACAPSAI, encoded by the exons ATGTCACACATTCTTTACAAAAAGAAAAAGCTTGCTAAACTAAAAATGGCCTTGATCATTTTCCTTGCTACGTCTCTTCTCCTCAGTGGAGCTCTTG GTGAGCTTGTGTGCGAGCAATTGCCTGTTGAGCTTTGCTCATACTCAATTGCATCTTCTGGGAAGCGATGCTTGTTAGAGAATTTTCCAACAAAAGATGGAAAGGTTAAATACCAATGCAAGACATCAGAGGTGGTAGTTGATATAATGCAGGAATGGATTGAGAGTGATGAATGTGTTAGTGCATGCGGACTTAATAGGAATACTATTGGTATCTCATCAGATACTCTTCTTCAGCCTCACTTCTTGGCTAAATTATGCTCAAATGATTGTTATCAAGCTTGCCCCAACATTGTTGATCTCTACTTCAATCTGGCCTTGGGAGAAG GACTTTACTTGCCTAATCTCTGTGCCAGTCCTCGCCGGGCCTTGTCGGCAACTAGAAGTTCCGGTAATTCAGCCCCAGGTCCGCTCTCCGGCGGAGTTTCGCTGGCTGCTGCTCCCATCTCTGGTGATGTGGACCCAGCCTGTGCTCCATCTGCCATATGA
- the LOC110666324 gene encoding uncharacterized protein LOC110666324 isoform X2, with protein sequence MSFSGEIGAHRDSSVSDCLSDVDLESGALEGKLHLDDKTDRDCRICHLVLESNELENGAAIELGCSCKGDLGAAHKKCAETWFKIKGNMICEICGVTALNVAGEQANGAHSATAALSSAPTAPLISVETRTFWHSRRIMNFLLACMVFAFVISWLFHFKVLS encoded by the exons ATGTCATTCTCTGGAGAGATTGGTGCCCACAGGGACTCTTCAGTTTCAGATTGCTTGTCAGACGTAGATTTGGAGAGTGGGGCTTTGGAGGGGAAGCTGCATTTGGATGATAAAACTGACAGAGATTGCAGAATTTGCCATTTGGTTTTGGAGAGTAATGAGCTAGAGAATGGGGCAGCTATTGAGTTGGGGTGTTCCTGCAAGGGTGATTTGGGGGCTGCACATAAGAAGTGTGCAGAGACTTGGTTCAAGATCAAGGGTAACAT GATATGCGAGATATGTGGTGTCACTGCACTCAATGTTGCTGGCGAACAGGCAAATGGGGCACACAGTGCTACCGCTGCTCTCTCATCAGCACCGACAGCACCTCTAATATCGGTGGAAACTCGAACATTCTGGCATAGCCGGCGCATTATGAATTTCTTGCTTGCTTGCATGGTCTTTGCATTTGTCATTTCTTGGCTCTTCCACTTCAAAGTCCTTTCATGA